In Allomuricauda ruestringensis DSM 13258, the following proteins share a genomic window:
- a CDS encoding thioredoxin family protein, whose product MEVLERNRLEVVQKYISKGMDYPRYRELVGQLAKMEKSTGPNQSEAMINYTKLGDRRMARWEKTFKISEDIQQKLKVLDKELVFLVLTESWCGDAAASLPIIHKIAETSPNITLKVVLRDESLDLMDAFLTNDARSIPKLIVLDKANNEIIGEWGPRPSIATQMVEECKREHGKLTDEFKQELQVWYNKNKGQNILEDVLELLALE is encoded by the coding sequence ATGGAAGTATTGGAGAGAAATAGATTGGAAGTAGTCCAGAAATACATTTCAAAGGGAATGGATTACCCAAGATACCGTGAATTGGTGGGTCAACTGGCAAAAATGGAGAAGTCCACAGGTCCAAACCAATCCGAAGCTATGATCAACTATACCAAGCTGGGCGACCGCAGAATGGCCCGTTGGGAAAAAACCTTTAAGATTTCCGAAGACATTCAGCAAAAACTGAAAGTCTTAGACAAAGAACTGGTGTTTTTAGTACTGACCGAGAGCTGGTGCGGGGATGCGGCAGCAAGTTTGCCCATAATCCATAAAATAGCCGAAACAAGCCCCAACATTACCTTAAAAGTGGTTTTACGTGATGAAAGTCTCGATTTAATGGACGCTTTTTTGACCAATGATGCCCGCTCCATACCCAAACTAATTGTTTTGGACAAAGCCAATAATGAAATTATTGGGGAATGGGGCCCAAGACCTAGCATTGCCACTCAAATGGTGGAGGAATGTAAAAGGGAACACGGCAAATTGACAGATGAGTTCAAACAAGAGCTTCAGGTTTGGTATAACAAAAACAAAGGCCAAAATATCTTAGAAGACGTCTTGGAATTACTTGCTTTGGAATAG
- a CDS encoding TolC family protein, producing the protein MPKRNRRLLLFCTLFFFTVSIFYAQQDSLVLGFKEYLGYVKKYHPIAKQAQLNIAIGQANLMKARGGFDPKVEVDFDRKEFKGTEYWDRLNTTFKIPTWFGIELKGNFQQNEGYYLNPDETLPEDGLYSAGVSMSVLQGFWINERMATLRKAKFFREQSKAEQDLQVNKVLYDASLAYFDWLQAYRDAEVYKNFLENAEVRFQGIKESALAGDIAMIDTVEAKIAVRNRDLGYQQAKVKLMKKSLELGNFLWIEDVPVELQVGIRPNLEPEMDINSTLEIEGVPLDSFNLETHPKLMSLDYKIEGLTVDKRLKSNKLLPKLKAEYNFITETPELMNSFVTENYKAGLSFQMPIFLRKERGDLKLAKFKLRDAEYERDNAQVEIQNKVIAIYNELDSYTQQNQLIADIVNDYSTLLNAEERKFSFGESSLFLINSRESKLIDAYLKRNEMQNKYFYAKAMLFRSLAINPKSL; encoded by the coding sequence ATGCCAAAAAGAAATAGAAGATTACTTTTATTTTGCACCCTCTTTTTCTTTACTGTAAGCATTTTTTACGCTCAGCAAGATTCCTTGGTGCTTGGGTTTAAGGAGTACTTGGGCTATGTAAAAAAATACCATCCCATTGCCAAACAGGCCCAATTGAACATTGCTATTGGGCAGGCTAACCTAATGAAAGCCAGAGGAGGTTTTGATCCCAAGGTAGAGGTGGATTTTGATAGAAAGGAGTTTAAGGGAACCGAATATTGGGACCGGTTGAATACCACTTTTAAAATCCCAACCTGGTTTGGTATTGAGCTTAAGGGAAATTTTCAGCAGAATGAAGGATATTATCTAAATCCTGATGAAACCTTGCCCGAAGATGGTCTGTACAGTGCAGGAGTGTCCATGTCCGTGTTGCAGGGGTTTTGGATAAACGAACGTATGGCCACCCTCAGAAAAGCCAAATTTTTCAGGGAACAGTCCAAAGCAGAACAAGATTTACAGGTGAACAAGGTTTTGTACGATGCTTCACTCGCCTACTTTGATTGGTTGCAAGCCTATAGAGATGCTGAGGTATACAAAAATTTTTTGGAGAATGCCGAAGTGCGTTTTCAAGGTATCAAAGAGAGTGCCTTGGCTGGAGATATTGCCATGATTGATACAGTAGAGGCTAAAATCGCCGTTCGGAACAGAGACTTGGGCTATCAGCAGGCCAAGGTCAAATTGATGAAAAAATCGTTGGAGCTGGGCAATTTTTTATGGATTGAGGACGTGCCGGTAGAGCTTCAAGTGGGTATAAGACCAAACTTGGAACCAGAAATGGACATCAATTCAACCTTGGAAATAGAAGGTGTGCCATTGGATAGCTTTAATCTGGAAACACATCCCAAACTAATGTCTTTGGACTATAAAATTGAAGGCTTGACGGTGGACAAGCGTTTAAAATCGAATAAATTATTGCCAAAACTAAAGGCAGAATACAATTTTATAACAGAAACCCCCGAGTTGATGAATTCCTTTGTTACCGAGAACTATAAGGCTGGGTTAAGTTTTCAGATGCCCATTTTTCTGCGGAAAGAGCGCGGAGACCTAAAACTGGCCAAATTTAAACTTAGGGATGCCGAATACGAAAGAGACAATGCCCAAGTAGAAATACAGAACAAGGTAATCGCCATTTATAACGAACTGGACTCGTATACCCAACAAAACCAGTTGATTGCAGATATTGTAAACGATTATTCAACCTTGTTAAATGCAGAGGAACGAAAATTCAGTTTTGGTGAAAGCTCCCTGTTCTTGATCAATTCCAGGGAAAGCAAACTCATTGATGCTTACTTGAAGCGAAACGAGATGCAGAACAAATATTTTTACGCCAAGGCCATGCTGTTCAGGAGTTTGGCCATTAACCCAAAAAGCTTGTAA
- a CDS encoding HlyD family secretion protein: MLNISSNNKLNEKVDLTGYKAGKKVFHKRHYKQFNRFLASFSIIVLLMMFLPWTQNISGRGYLTTLTPDQRPQTIQSPIPGRIEKWYVREGDYVEKGDTILFISEIKSEYFDPDLVERTGQQIKAKTMSVSSYQEKVKALNQQIRALNQELGLKLEQTRNKLMQSKLKVESDSIDLEAAKTNILIAQRQYDRTEKLQEEGLKAVTDVEEKRLKLQETQAKLISQENKLLASKNNVINAQVEINRVRAEYSDKISKAQSDLYTAQSNQFDSEAQVTKLENQYTNYEMRNKMLYIKAPQNGYITKAIQSGIGETFKEGAQLVGIMPSDYDIAVETFVDPIDLPLIHVDEKVRIQFDGWPAIVFSGWPNVSYGTFGGKVVAIENFISPNGKYRVLLAPDEEEAPWPKDIRVGSGASTMALLEDVPIWYELWRQLNGFPPNYYQPQNTSTDAKKK, from the coding sequence ATGCTGAACATTTCTTCAAATAATAAATTGAACGAGAAAGTAGACCTTACCGGCTATAAGGCAGGTAAAAAAGTCTTTCATAAAAGGCACTACAAGCAATTCAATCGCTTTTTGGCATCCTTTTCCATTATAGTGCTTTTGATGATGTTCCTACCGTGGACCCAGAATATTTCTGGTAGGGGATACCTAACAACGTTAACCCCGGACCAAAGACCACAAACCATTCAATCTCCGATTCCCGGACGCATTGAAAAGTGGTATGTTAGGGAGGGGGATTATGTTGAAAAGGGAGATACGATCCTGTTCATATCAGAGATAAAAAGTGAGTATTTCGACCCCGACCTAGTGGAGCGTACCGGGCAACAGATCAAGGCGAAAACCATGTCCGTGTCCTCTTACCAAGAAAAGGTAAAAGCCTTGAACCAACAGATCAGAGCCCTTAATCAAGAACTCGGCTTAAAACTGGAACAGACCAGAAACAAACTAATGCAGTCCAAATTGAAAGTGGAAAGCGACAGCATTGACCTTGAAGCGGCCAAGACCAATATTTTAATAGCCCAACGCCAGTACGACCGTACCGAAAAGTTACAGGAAGAAGGGTTAAAAGCGGTTACCGATGTAGAAGAAAAGCGATTGAAACTGCAAGAGACGCAGGCCAAACTTATAAGCCAAGAAAACAAATTGTTGGCCAGTAAAAACAATGTGATCAATGCACAGGTGGAAATAAATAGGGTAAGGGCAGAGTACTCCGACAAAATTTCCAAAGCGCAGAGTGATCTCTATACGGCACAATCCAACCAATTTGATTCGGAAGCACAGGTCACCAAACTAGAGAACCAGTACACCAATTATGAAATGAGGAACAAAATGCTCTATATCAAAGCGCCTCAAAATGGCTATATCACCAAAGCCATACAATCCGGTATTGGGGAGACTTTTAAAGAAGGGGCGCAATTGGTCGGGATAATGCCTTCGGATTACGATATCGCCGTAGAAACTTTTGTTGACCCCATAGATCTTCCGTTGATCCATGTGGACGAAAAGGTGCGTATCCAGTTTGATGGTTGGCCCGCCATAGTATTCAGTGGTTGGCCCAACGTTTCCTACGGAACCTTTGGAGGTAAGGTGGTCGCTATTGAGAACTTTATCAGTCCAAACGGTAAGTATAGAGTGCTTTTGGCCCCGGACGAGGAAGAGGCTCCTTGGCCAAAAGATATTCGTGTAGGTTCTGGGGCCAGTACCATGGCCCTATTGGAAGATGTTCCTATTTGGTATGAACTGTGGAGACAGCTCAATGGCTTCCCACCAAATTATTATCAACCCCAAAATACAAGTACAGATGCCAAAAAGAAATAG
- a CDS encoding peptidase domain-containing ABC transporter has translation MAKQILTAWQRLMGLLTLDKKDIFQIFYYAIFAGLVNLSLPLGIQAIINLIQGARVSTSWIVLVVLVTLGVAFVGMLQLMQIRIIENLQQKIFTRSSFEFAYRFPKIKMSELRYYYPPELANRFFDTLTVQKSLSKILIDFPAALLQIIFGLLLLSFYHPFFIIYGLLLLLLIYIVFKFTAQRGLDTSLEESKIKYKVAHWVQEIARSIVSFKLSGKTSHALDKNDTLVEEYLEARESHFRVLVLQFIQMIGFKVLVTAGLLLIGGLLVLDQQMNIGQFVAAEIIILLVISSVEKMILGLETFYDLLTSLEKMGQVVDKEIEPQNGETPFKDNEGLTVELEDIVYKVPGMDKKIIDHLSLTVRPDTKLLIQGKSGSGRSTLLRMIAGILEPDEGKIYVNNVAIQGIKLSQYRSYLGHSLNEEYPFEGTLLDNITFGNKDIPMEDVYWALEKVSLTQFVKEQPHGLKTILYPEGKKIPDFISRKIVLARSIVTRPKLMILKDPLEQYNEEDTERMMDFLADSANGWALVIVSENPKWASRCNQVIRMDKGRLINVK, from the coding sequence ATGGCTAAACAAATACTCACAGCTTGGCAGCGATTAATGGGGCTGCTTACCTTGGACAAAAAGGACATTTTTCAAATATTTTACTACGCTATTTTTGCGGGTTTGGTCAACCTATCTCTCCCCTTGGGTATACAGGCCATAATCAATCTTATACAGGGAGCCAGGGTGAGTACATCTTGGATCGTGCTTGTGGTATTGGTTACCCTTGGGGTTGCGTTTGTGGGGATGCTTCAGTTAATGCAGATACGGATTATTGAAAACCTTCAGCAAAAAATCTTTACAAGGTCTTCATTTGAGTTTGCTTACCGTTTTCCAAAAATAAAAATGAGCGAACTCCGATATTATTACCCACCAGAGCTTGCCAATCGTTTTTTTGATACACTTACGGTACAAAAATCGCTGTCCAAAATACTTATTGATTTTCCAGCGGCATTGTTGCAGATAATATTTGGGTTGTTGCTGCTCTCTTTCTACCATCCTTTCTTTATCATTTATGGTTTATTGCTCCTTTTGCTCATCTACATTGTGTTCAAGTTTACGGCACAAAGGGGGTTGGACACAAGTTTGGAAGAGTCCAAGATCAAATATAAGGTAGCACATTGGGTACAAGAAATTGCCCGTTCCATTGTCAGTTTCAAGCTTTCGGGAAAAACCTCTCATGCGTTGGACAAAAACGACACCTTGGTCGAGGAGTACTTAGAGGCAAGGGAAAGCCATTTTAGAGTATTGGTCTTGCAGTTTATTCAAATGATAGGCTTTAAGGTCTTGGTAACAGCAGGCTTATTGTTGATTGGCGGGTTGTTGGTTTTGGATCAGCAGATGAACATAGGTCAGTTTGTAGCGGCGGAAATCATTATTTTATTGGTAATCAGTTCTGTTGAGAAAATGATCTTGGGCCTTGAAACGTTTTACGACCTATTGACCTCTTTGGAAAAAATGGGACAGGTCGTGGATAAAGAAATAGAGCCCCAAAATGGAGAAACACCATTTAAAGATAATGAAGGCTTAACAGTAGAGCTTGAAGATATTGTTTACAAGGTTCCAGGGATGGACAAAAAGATAATAGACCATTTATCGCTCACCGTCCGGCCCGATACCAAATTATTGATACAAGGAAAGAGCGGATCGGGAAGATCCACCTTGCTAAGAATGATAGCTGGCATACTAGAGCCGGATGAAGGAAAAATATATGTGAACAATGTGGCGATCCAAGGAATAAAATTAAGCCAATACCGCTCCTATTTAGGTCATTCCCTAAACGAGGAATATCCATTTGAAGGAACCCTATTGGATAATATTACATTCGGTAATAAGGATATTCCCATGGAAGATGTGTATTGGGCGCTCGAAAAAGTAAGTCTTACACAGTTTGTAAAAGAGCAGCCGCATGGACTTAAAACCATTTTATATCCTGAAGGGAAAAAGATCCCTGATTTTATTTCCAGAAAAATTGTTTTGGCCAGAAGCATTGTAACCAGACCTAAGCTAATGATTTTAAAAGACCCTTTGGAGCAATATAATGAAGAGGATACGGAAAGGATGATGGACTTTTTAGCCGACTCTGCCAATGGGTGGGCCTTGGTCATAGTCAGTGAAAACCCAAAATGGGCAAGTCGCTGCAATCAGGTGATTCGAATGGATAAAGGTAGATTGATCAACGTAAAATAG
- a CDS encoding TetR/AcrR family transcriptional regulator has product MELLMQSLKIGVNEKLYIKDPESSTLGKNIVEQSILMIDEMGFENFTFKKLGVKISSNESSIYRYFENKHKLLLYLATWYWGWVEYRMVFATNGISDPVKKLEKAIEVLTQNVEEDSSITHVNEVALNRLIINEYSKSYLVKEINNESKDGYFIICKRLVNRLSDMISAVDENYGYPVSLASTVLEGSLHQYFLKAHFPTLTNCNKKITPTDFFTDLIFRTLNQKVNG; this is encoded by the coding sequence ATGGAGTTATTGATGCAGTCTCTTAAAATTGGGGTCAATGAAAAGCTTTATATAAAGGATCCTGAATCTTCAACTTTGGGCAAGAATATTGTTGAACAGAGTATTTTGATGATTGATGAAATGGGGTTTGAAAACTTTACGTTCAAAAAATTGGGTGTAAAGATCAGTTCCAACGAAAGTTCCATTTACCGCTATTTTGAGAACAAGCACAAACTGTTGCTCTATTTGGCCACTTGGTATTGGGGGTGGGTAGAATATCGCATGGTCTTTGCCACAAACGGTATTTCCGACCCGGTCAAGAAATTGGAAAAGGCGATAGAGGTGCTCACCCAAAATGTTGAGGAGGATAGTTCAATCACACATGTGAACGAAGTAGCACTGAACCGGCTTATTATCAATGAATATTCCAAATCCTATTTGGTTAAAGAAATAAACAATGAGAGCAAGGATGGTTATTTCATTATTTGTAAAAGATTGGTAAACCGCTTGAGCGACATGATTTCGGCCGTGGATGAAAATTACGGATATCCCGTAAGTTTGGCCAGTACCGTTCTGGAAGGTTCGCTTCATCAGTATTTTTTAAAGGCACATTTTCCGACGCTTACAAACTGTAACAAAAAAATTACCCCTACGGACTTTTTTACGGACCTCATATTCCGGACACTAAATCAAAAAGTAAATGGCTAA
- a CDS encoding DNA-3-methyladenine glycosylase I: MQKHRCGWCLGDPLYEAYHDTEWGVPVKDDATLFEFLILETFQAGLSWITVLRKRENFRKAFDYFDYKKIASYDQGKIDELLQDPGIIRNKLKVNATVSNANAFMEIQEEFGSFSKYIWGFVENKPIKNKLQNYKNAPATTSLSDTISKDLKKRGFKFVGSTVIYAHMQATGMVNDHEVNCFRYHEV; the protein is encoded by the coding sequence ATGCAAAAACATAGATGCGGATGGTGCCTTGGAGACCCTTTGTATGAAGCCTACCATGATACGGAATGGGGCGTTCCCGTGAAGGACGATGCCACATTGTTCGAATTTTTGATTTTGGAGACGTTTCAGGCGGGATTGAGCTGGATTACCGTATTACGAAAGCGTGAAAATTTCAGAAAAGCTTTTGATTATTTTGACTACAAGAAAATTGCTAGCTATGATCAAGGCAAAATTGATGAACTACTACAAGACCCCGGAATCATCAGAAATAAACTGAAGGTGAACGCCACCGTTTCCAACGCAAATGCTTTTATGGAAATTCAAGAGGAGTTTGGTAGTTTTAGCAAATACATTTGGGGCTTTGTGGAGAACAAACCCATTAAAAATAAGCTGCAAAATTACAAAAATGCTCCTGCAACCACCTCACTTTCAGATACCATCAGCAAAGATTTAAAAAAAAGAGGGTTCAAATTTGTAGGGAGTACCGTTATTTATGCCCACATGCAGGCCACTGGCATGGTAAACGACCACGAAGTAAATTGTTTTAGGTACCATGAAGTGTAA
- the aat gene encoding leucyl/phenylalanyl-tRNA--protein transferase codes for MTLENTPLHFLSKRLEFPPVDTASEDGLLAVGGDLSPERLLLAYKNGIFPWFNDDSLILWWTPDPRMVLFPNKVKVSKSMRKIIRDGAFALTQNTCFEQVIDHCAKIERKGQDGTWITPEMKTAYMNLYKKGHAKSFEVWEGDELVGGLYGVDLGHVFCGESMFSFRPNASKFAFIKMAKELDKKGYELIDCQVHTNHLESLGAELIPRKEFVEILRG; via the coding sequence TTGACCTTGGAAAATACCCCATTACATTTTTTGAGCAAAAGATTGGAGTTTCCTCCTGTTGATACTGCCAGTGAAGATGGGTTGCTTGCCGTTGGAGGTGATTTGTCTCCAGAAAGATTGTTATTGGCCTACAAAAACGGAATTTTCCCCTGGTTCAATGATGATTCCTTGATTCTTTGGTGGACCCCCGACCCGCGTATGGTTCTTTTTCCCAATAAGGTAAAAGTGTCCAAAAGTATGCGGAAAATAATTCGTGATGGAGCGTTTGCCCTTACCCAGAACACTTGTTTTGAGCAGGTGATTGACCATTGCGCCAAAATTGAACGAAAAGGACAAGACGGTACATGGATAACCCCCGAAATGAAAACAGCCTACATGAATTTATACAAAAAAGGGCATGCCAAATCTTTTGAGGTTTGGGAAGGCGATGAGCTTGTGGGTGGTTTGTACGGTGTTGATCTAGGCCATGTGTTCTGTGGGGAAAGTATGTTCAGTTTTAGACCGAATGCCTCCAAGTTTGCATTCATAAAAATGGCGAAGGAACTGGATAAAAAGGGATATGAGCTTATCGATTGTCAAGTGCATACCAATCATTTGGAAAGTTTGGGCGCTGAATTGATTCCCAGAAAAGAGTTTGTGGAGATTTTACGGGGGTAA
- a CDS encoding DUF3127 domain-containing protein — translation MEVQGRIKMIDETKTYGNNGFRKREVVVTTEEQYPQHILVEFVQDKCDLLNSYSVGQMVKISINLRGREWVNPQGETKYFNSIQGWRIENLQQEQSTDNMPPVPPMEAFEPADDLNEEDHDDLPF, via the coding sequence ATGGAAGTTCAGGGAAGAATCAAAATGATAGATGAGACCAAGACATACGGCAACAACGGTTTCAGAAAAAGAGAGGTAGTCGTAACAACTGAGGAACAATATCCACAACACATATTGGTGGAATTTGTTCAAGATAAGTGCGATTTGCTAAACAGCTACAGCGTTGGTCAAATGGTAAAAATCAGTATAAACCTAAGAGGAAGAGAGTGGGTGAACCCACAAGGGGAAACCAAATATTTTAACTCTATTCAAGGGTGGAGAATTGAAAACCTGCAACAAGAGCAAAGTACGGATAACATGCCTCCCGTTCCGCCGATGGAAGCTTTTGAACCAGCAGATGACCTGAATGAGGAAGACCATGATGACCTTCCTTTTTAA
- a CDS encoding sensor histidine kinase, which translates to MNFSPKRKTSNITMLIAAFVIVSLILWNTNSFFKKFKEEERLKMEIWATAQLELIQSSIDQELGNLTLKVLGNNTSTPMILMNEEGSYKTHNISEDKVTDSIYIRKKIEQFKSENEPIQIIQEDELLETLYYGNSEVLNKLKYYPLALLLIIFLFGAVIFFFFRTNRASEQNKLWAGMAKETAHQIGTPLTSLLGWNELLKSEDINPEVTQEIAKDIDRLQTITERFSKIGSIPELREHDIVAETKKAYEYLKQRSSKLVHFSFSSNMEEAYVLMNPPLYNWSIENLVKNGIDAMKGKGNIAIQIEKKGQNIHILVSDTGHGIPKSDFQNIFNPGVTSKQRGWGLGLSLVKRIVEEYHKGKIKVFSSSKEGTIMQISLRAIEK; encoded by the coding sequence ATGAACTTTAGTCCTAAAAGGAAAACTTCCAACATTACAATGCTGATTGCAGCATTCGTTATTGTGAGTCTTATTTTATGGAACACCAATAGTTTTTTTAAAAAGTTCAAGGAAGAGGAACGTCTAAAAATGGAAATCTGGGCTACGGCCCAATTGGAACTCATCCAATCCTCCATAGATCAAGAGTTGGGAAACCTTACCCTTAAAGTTTTGGGGAACAACACCTCCACACCCATGATTTTGATGAACGAGGAGGGTTCTTACAAAACACATAATATTTCTGAGGACAAGGTAACCGACAGTATATACATTCGAAAAAAGATTGAACAGTTCAAAAGTGAAAATGAACCGATACAGATAATTCAAGAAGATGAATTATTGGAGACGTTGTACTATGGCAATTCTGAGGTTTTGAACAAATTAAAGTACTACCCATTGGCCCTACTGTTGATTATTTTCTTGTTCGGTGCGGTCATCTTCTTTTTCTTTAGAACGAACCGGGCTTCGGAACAAAACAAACTTTGGGCTGGAATGGCCAAGGAAACGGCACATCAAATTGGAACACCGCTTACCTCCTTATTGGGTTGGAACGAACTCTTGAAATCGGAAGACATCAATCCCGAAGTAACCCAAGAAATTGCTAAGGACATCGATCGTTTGCAGACCATTACAGAACGCTTTTCCAAAATTGGGTCAATTCCCGAATTACGTGAGCACGATATTGTGGCCGAAACCAAAAAGGCCTACGAATATTTGAAACAGCGTAGTTCCAAATTGGTACACTTTTCCTTTAGTTCCAATATGGAGGAGGCTTATGTTTTAATGAATCCACCCTTGTACAACTGGAGCATAGAGAATCTTGTAAAAAATGGCATCGATGCCATGAAGGGCAAAGGAAACATTGCCATCCAAATTGAAAAAAAGGGACAAAATATACATATTTTGGTGTCGGATACAGGCCACGGCATACCCAAAAGCGACTTTCAGAACATATTTAATCCAGGGGTTACTTCGAAGCAAAGAGGCTGGGGATTAGGGCTTTCGTTGGTAAAAAGAATTGTTGAAGAGTACCATAAAGGAAAAATTAAAGTATTTTCGTCTAGTAAAGAAGGAACTATCATGCAAATTTCCCTACGAGCAATAGAAAAATAA
- a CDS encoding HIT family protein has protein sequence MASIFTKIINGEIPSYKIAEDDDNFAFLDINPNSKGHTLCVPKKEVDKIMDLDEESYLKLMAFSRKVGLAIEKAVPCKRVGMSVIGLEVPHVHVHLIPLQNMANATFQHKESLTTEEFEAVAEAIRSNI, from the coding sequence ATGGCCAGTATCTTCACAAAAATCATCAATGGGGAAATACCAAGTTATAAAATTGCGGAGGATGATGATAACTTTGCTTTTTTGGATATCAACCCAAACTCCAAAGGGCATACCTTATGTGTTCCCAAGAAAGAAGTGGACAAGATTATGGACCTTGATGAGGAATCTTACTTGAAACTCATGGCTTTTTCACGAAAAGTGGGACTTGCCATTGAAAAGGCCGTGCCTTGCAAACGTGTGGGAATGTCGGTTATTGGCCTGGAGGTGCCCCATGTGCACGTTCATCTCATTCCACTTCAAAATATGGCAAATGCCACTTTCCAACATAAGGAAAGCCTTACCACAGAAGAGTTCGAGGCCGTGGCCGAAGCGATCAGGTCAAATATTTAG
- the greA gene encoding transcription elongation factor GreA: protein MSKVSYYTPEGLKKLREELNHLKDVERPKASQAIAEARDKGDLSENAEYDAAKEAQGLLEMKISKMEETLANARLIDESQLDTSKILVLSTVKLKNQANGMEMKYTLVAESEADLKTGKISVTSPIGKGLLGKKVGDVAEIKVPNGTLNFEVLEITRE from the coding sequence ATGAGCAAGGTTTCATATTATACGCCTGAAGGATTGAAGAAATTGAGGGAAGAGCTGAACCACTTAAAAGATGTGGAGCGTCCCAAAGCATCCCAGGCTATCGCAGAGGCAAGGGACAAAGGAGACCTTTCCGAGAACGCAGAATACGATGCGGCCAAGGAAGCCCAGGGACTTTTGGAGATGAAAATTTCCAAAATGGAAGAGACTTTGGCCAATGCCCGTTTAATTGATGAATCCCAATTGGACACTTCCAAGATATTGGTACTTTCCACCGTTAAGCTTAAAAATCAAGCCAATGGTATGGAAATGAAATATACTTTGGTGGCAGAAAGCGAAGCTGATCTTAAAACGGGTAAAATTTCCGTTACATCACCCATTGGAAAAGGATTGTTGGGTAAAAAAGTAGGTGATGTAGCAGAGATAAAGGTGCCGAACGGAACCCTGAATTTTGAAGTTTTAGAGATCACACGAGAGTAA
- a CDS encoding Rieske (2Fe-2S) protein, protein MKHFWAIMLLALILSCSSDSTNRNPFLQEVRFRFELNLNLPLYNNLQNIGNPVYVGNNGVGTRGAFVINTGSSFMAWEASCPNHAPNDCSTMTIDGQNAVCSCEGYTYNLFTGQQLDRPDDGNRYHDLLFYRATQSGNTVIISN, encoded by the coding sequence ATGAAGCACTTCTGGGCCATTATGCTTTTGGCGCTAATTTTATCCTGTAGCTCGGATTCCACCAACCGTAATCCCTTTTTACAAGAAGTACGATTTAGGTTTGAACTGAATCTGAACCTTCCGCTGTACAACAATCTACAAAACATCGGAAATCCGGTTTATGTGGGCAACAATGGAGTGGGTACACGGGGTGCTTTTGTTATCAATACAGGATCTAGTTTTATGGCGTGGGAAGCAAGTTGCCCGAACCATGCGCCGAACGATTGCTCTACAATGACCATTGATGGCCAAAATGCAGTTTGTAGCTGTGAAGGATATACCTATAATCTGTTTACGGGACAGCAATTGGATAGGCCCGATGATGGAAACCGTTATCACGACCTTTTATTTTACAGGGCCACCCAAAGTGGGAACACGGTTATAATATCAAATTAA